A DNA window from Theobroma cacao cultivar B97-61/B2 chromosome 5, Criollo_cocoa_genome_V2, whole genome shotgun sequence contains the following coding sequences:
- the LOC18598920 gene encoding uncharacterized protein LOC18598920 produces MGFAAAKPNTHTISSNGNKENRGMGLLLVFFPEDQNKISNSIDNTTSRFIRRTSSSLLFTKAQSTISICALLVFFTLLLFTLSTFEPTIPTPTTTTSTIKNSRRFLSQKTQLSSSSSSYRFFPMWDYQPPHVKKKSNVSSSSFALQGMGMLYRRGTKAMNDLVVSHVVEDVSEEELRLFLRVLHRSGVTSKADIVFIFGSSLLSSRFSFVIQEENESFLKLIQHYKEIDSKGSRGSVFSFDPTQFWKSGKKGVGEPIWGKKSRGNYSNSTEAEGEPTRLTYGSVVGFDVSELDPENSLAGFLDHVPMSLRRWACYPMLLGRVRRNFKHMMLLDVKNLMLLSDPLGRVRNRSPESVYLLTKENSSSKHNKRNSEKTHCQVNSAILMGGARGIRRLANAMLTEIVRATMQHKKKNPISEPGILSQLVGNGYILKNVHLITSTESIQEASSLMGLSSNSAADYSVIQRGNSNRDLNSIMMKLICLSEVESSVYRDC; encoded by the coding sequence aTGGGTTTCGCAGCAGCTAAGCCCAACACCCACACCATCAGCAGCAACGGCAACAAAGAAAACAGGGGGATGGGTTTACTCCTCGTGTTCTTCCCTGAGGACCAAAACAAAATCAGCAATTCCATTGATAACACCACATCGAGATTCATTCGAAGAACAAGTTCCAGCCTCCTTTTCACCAAGGCTCAATCTACCATTTCAATCTGTGctcttttagttttctttactCTTCTCCTCTTCACTCTCTCAACTTTTGAACCCACCATCCCAACCCCAACTACCACCACCTCCACAATCAAAAACTCTCGTCGATTCTTATCCCAAAAAACccaactttcttcttcctcttcttcctaTCGGTTCTTTCCAATGTGGGATTATCAACCCCCACATGTCAAGAAAAAGTCTAATGTTTCTTCCTCTTCATTTGCTTTACAAGGGATGGGAATGTTGTATAGGCGCGGCACAAAAGCCATGAACGATCTTGTAGTTAGCCATGTTGTTGAAGATGTAAGTGAAGAGGAGCTCAGGCTGTTCTTACGAGTCTTGCATAGGTCAGGCGTCACTTCAAAAGCTGacattgttttcatttttgggtCGTCTTTGTTATCCTCAAGATTTAGCTTTGTTATTCAGGAAGAGAACGAGTCGTTCTTGAAACTTATTCAACACTACAAAGAGATAGATAGTAAGGGTTCCCGTGGCTCAGTCTTTAGTTTTGACCCGACCCAGTTTTGGAAATCTGGGAAGAAAGGTGTAGGGGAGCCTATTTGGGGAAAGAAGAGCCGAGGGAATTATAGTAATTCAACTGAAGCTGAAGGTGAGCCGACTCGGTTGACTTATGGCTCGGTTGTGGGGTTTGATGTGAGTGAGTTGGATCCGGAAAACTCGCTGGCTGGATTTCTAGATCACGTTCCAATGAGTTTGAGAAGATGGGCTTGTTACCCAATGTTATTAGGGAGGGTCAGGCGAAATTTTAAGCATATGATGTTATTGGATGTTAAAAATTTGATGTTACTGAGTGACCCACTCGGCCGTGTCAGGAATCGGAGTCCCGAGTCGGTTTATCTATTGACCAAGGAAAACAGCTCCAGCAAGCATAACAAGAGGAACTCGGAGAAAACCCACTGTCAGGTCAACTCAGCGATTTTGATGGGTGGAGCTAGGGGAATTCGTAGATTAGCGAACGCAATGTTGACCGAAATAGTTAGAGCTACCATGCAGCATAAGAAGAAGAATCCAATCTCCGAGCCGGGAATATTGAGTCAACTCGTGGGCAATGGGTACATACTGAAGAATGTTCACTTGATCACGTCAACCGAGTCAATTCAGGAAGCAAGTTCACTCATGGGTTTGAGCTCCAACTCGGCCGCGGATTATTCTGTAATCCAACGTGGTAATAGTAATCGTGATCTTAATTCCATAATGATGAAGCTAATATGTTTAAGTGAAGTAGAATCTTCTGTTTATAGGGATTGTTAg